TATAAGGAAAAGCAAACACAACATGATAAGTTTCACTCACCTGTCCATGATGGTAAGGAGCTGCTTTCTAACATCCTGTGCCCTCCTAAGAGAACGAGATTGCACAAAATTCTCGAAGCACCAAGGCCCAGAAAAATTTTTAGCCTTCCAAGCCTCATAAACAGCAAGCAATGTTAAATGGTCTCCTTCAGGTTGGAAAAATTTGGCTCTTTTCTGATCTGCTTGTGCCTGTTTCTCCCTGGGCCTGTAAAAGATATTCCCTGTCTGAATCATTGCAATGATAGTCAGGATCTCATCGCTGCAGCCTAGGTCTACACTAGCAAGCAGCATCTTTGACAATGGAGGTTCAAGTGGGAATTCAGCCATTTTCCTGCCCAATTTTGTGAGAAGGCCTTCTTCATCCAAAGCTCCTAGACTGTACAGCTGCTCCATAGCAGATATAAGTGCTTGAGGAGAAGGAGGATCCATAAAGTCAAAAGATAAAAGATCATTTATCCCCATAGCTTTCATAGTAAGTGTTGTTGTGCCAAGGTTAATTCTCTGGATCTCTGGAATAGTGGTAGGTGACATTTCATTTCGATATGCACTCTCTGTGTAGAGCCGATAACACTTTCCAGGCCCCGTACGTCCAGCACGCCCTGCTCGCTGTTTGGCTGATGCTTGTGAGATTGGCGTAATAACAAGGGAATCAAGCCCTTGCTTTGGGTTATAAACATTCTGCTTTGCAAATCCAGGATCAATAACATAATATATCCCATCAATAGTCAAAGAAGCCTCAGCAATATTAGTGGCAACAACAACTTTCCTCTTCCCAGGTGGGGCTGGATCGAAAATCCTCGATTGCATTTCACTTGGTAGAGCACTATACACAGGCAAAATAATCAATTCAGGTACATTCTTCCCCAGACCTTTCATTCTCTCATAGAGAGACTGACAAGCATGGTCAATCTCTTCTTGCCCTGTCAAGAAGAGAAGGATATCACCTTCAGGTTCTGTCAAGTGGATCTGCAGCACAGTGATCAAAGCTGCATCTAGATAATCACTTTCCGGCTGTTTTGTGTAGAGTATCTCAACAGGAAATGTTCTACCCGGAATGGTGAAAATGTTGCAGTTAAAGAAGTACCCAGAAAATTTCTCAGCATCAAGTGTGGCAGAAGTGACTATCAACCGAAGGTCAGGCCTCCTCTTTACCAACTGTTTTAGCAGACCAAAGAGCACATCAGTGTGAATTGTTCGCTCATGAGCTTCATCCAGCATAACAACTGAGTATTGAGAAAGATTCTCATCAACCAAAATCTCCCTCAGCAACATACCATCTGTCATGTACTTGATCACTGTCTCTGGTCCAGTGCAGTCTTCAAACCGAATAGCATAACCGACCTCCTCACCCAACCGGCATCCAAACTCCTCCGCCACTCTCTTTGCAACAGACATTGCTGCTACTCTACGAGGCTGAGTACATCCAATCTTACCCTTTGTAGTATACCCTGCTTCAGCAAGATACTGAGTCACTTGTGTTGTCTTCCCTGAACCTGTCTCACCAATCACAACTAAAACTTGATTATCATGCACAGCTTGGACCAACTCTTTCTTCAGCTTGAAAATCGGAAGGCTCTGCCTTTGGTCCTGTATTGACAACTTGGATCTCTGGCCAAAGGTCAAAGCTTTCCCATAAGCATCTTTCTTCCACTCAGGCATATCGTAGGCTGACAATCCAACACCCCTCAGCTCTTGAGCAAGATGCCGCTCACCAGTCTCAGGCATAGGGTCCTCCCACGGTCGATTGAGGTCCTTCGGTATTGAATCCAGCATTGTCCTCTGCTGCTGCTCTCGGACCTCCCTCCTCTCTTTAATCAAAGCAGATTGTAGTGCCGCTGCCCTGCTCAATGAACCTTCTGGGTTCTTAAAAATCTTAACAGGGGACATGTCAATTGAGAACCGGCTTTGTCCATGCAAGAATGCAGGCTCATCTTCATTCAATTCAATCTCGAGCTCCTCCTCAGCACCTTCATCCTGATATAGCATCCCATCCCCATCCTCATCAAACATTGGATACTCTCTCACATCCAGAACCCCGGCAGCAATCAGCTGCTTGGCCTCCCACCTCTCAGGTGAGCTCATCCTTTTCAATGGTCGCCTGGATGGCACAGTCTCATCCTCTTCTGTAATTGTAATCCCAGAAAGCCCCGTCCTTGTTCTCGGCCCCCGACTCCCATCAGAAGGGTTTGCCCTGAAAACATCATCCTCCGAGCTCTTCTTCATTGGCAGCAGATCCTTCCCAGAATTCTGATCAACATCCCTCATTGAAAAGCTGAGTTTCTGCCCCGAAACCGATATCACCTTCACAAACACAACCTGATCCCTCTTCACAACGTCCTTTGCACTGGCAACTCTCCGACTTGCCATCTGAGAAACATGAACAAGTCCTTCTTTTCCCCTGAAATCATTCAACTGGACAAAGCATCCAGTGTCCATTACCCGCGAGATCCTCCCTTTGTATACCTGATACAATTCAGGCTCATCCCCAATTCTCCGGCTAGGGTTTGTGGCACCATTTCtcatgtcttcttcttcttcatcgtaAGCGTTGGAATTCCTATGCCTACGATCCCTATCTCTATCTCTATGCTTGTCTCTGTCTCTATCCCTTTCTCTATCCCGATCTCGATCTCTTCGGTGATATTCTCGTTCCCGATCTCGATCTCGATCTCGATCACGATCACGGTCGCGCCTCCGGTCTCTATCCCGGTCTTCATGCTCACGGCCGCGCTCCTCCTCCGCTACCTTCACCTCAGCCTCGCGCTCGATCTCGAGCTGGATCCTCTTCGTGTGCTCACGGTCGTCAGGACGGGACAAAGCGGGGAAAGCAGAGGAGGATTTCTTCGAGGCATCAATTGAGGGGGTTTTGGACTTGGATTTTGGAGGAAGTATAGCATGGATGATGGTGAGCAGCGTGCGGACGAAGTAGTCTGGCATCTCGGCACCGTTCTCCTTAAGCTTCACGTCGAACTCCTCCACCGTCTCCGACTTCCGGCCAAGCTCAGTGATGAACTCGGCGAGGACCTTATCACTGCATCCGACGTGAGATTCAAGCTCCGTGCAGACCTTGGAGACGAGCGAAAGATACTCGAGCTTCTTCAGACCATCTCCGGCGTCGATCTTCGCCATTGGTGGCTTGAGTTCGGCTCGCTTGCGGTTGTAGATCACCGGCGGCGAATCGGAGGCGATGGCTTCAGCGGGAGGGAGAGAAGCGCGGCGGCGATGCcgtgaagaggaagaaaacaACCGCAAAAATTAGGGTTTCCACTTTCGAGGATTTGGTAATATTTGCATCAAACCCCTTCTAGAATATGATTTTCACTACTTAACCAAATTTAAGTTGAaggtgatgatttatttatttatttatttatttatttatttattttgttcgaGAAGGTACTCGGAAATTTAACTAATTGTGCACATACCATTAATAATTCTAAATATGGCACATGCGCcgttaaaatttatttatttatttttatttattatataaatattaattttatttatatttctaaacTATCTAGgaccgtttggttcgcggtaatataaaaaaattaccacaTAAAATATTATCACGTTTGGTATTGCACCGAtggtaatgtggatggtaatatcacattgtcaacttataaatattaccaagaaagtggtaatcctattaccaccaaatttggtgtctatctcgaattaccatggtaattttataactttttatattttaacaaattgattatcatgacaaccaaacacggtaatgaactattcctggtaataagagttcccaaccaaacattgttatattaaattaccgcaatattctcAACTATATAACATTCTCACTCATATTAtcatgtcattaccacgaacaaAACGGCCCCCTAGTGTTTTAATGTGTATAAAGTAAAAAGTTGGAGTGAAATTTTTGGGAGGGTACTCAACCATGGCGAATTATCAGTTTGGGGTACAagctttaatttgtatcaaaatagatcttcatctttaatttcatttcaccgGTTGGGTATCCGAGTAACTCCGGCCATATTTTAATGACGTAGCGGCCAGGAAATCCTCTTCCTCGTCAAACTGTCCCTCACGTGACTTGTTAACCCCTGGCTCACGTGTTGGAAAAGCTGTGCAATGGTCGGCATCACCCGTCTCCTTTCCCTTTCTGAGCCCTTTCCCCTTCCGAGAAACACACCTCACAAGTAGAGGGTTTCATCTGTTTTTCCTAACTTGGGGCCTCGTGAGGGAGGAGTAGCTCACTATCGGTGGCGAGGAAGAAGAAGTGAGTGCACACCTTGAAGATGGCATTTAATTGGGAAAGAAGACGGGAGGGAGATGAAGCACCAGATTACTATGGGTCCTTTTTCGGAAACCTAAATCAGTATTGTGATTGCATCGTGATTGCATTGTGATTGCGCACTCTAAATACATTATTGACCTAAACCAGTAACTATGTGATTGCATTGGGTTCATCTTAAATTTTCCCAATTTTccaatgattttattttatttttttaatcttttatttgtcTCCGAATGTAGTTTATATGAATGCATTGTGTTCATTTGAAATGGATGTGATATGGAGTAGACAATGGCAATgcctgtttttttaatttttatttatctttgaataTAGTTTCTGTGAAtgtagtttataaaaaaataaaataaaagaacagaAGAAGAACCTTAAGTTTTTCCAATGCTTTAAATATGGTTCAGTGACATTTTAAATCAACATAAAGGCCCCTTTGTTTCTCTAAATGTAGATATGGTTTAGATGTAGATATGGTTTAGATATGCTTTAGATATGATTAATTTATGTTGTAGATATGACAATTGCTCTCTAAATGTAATTTATATGAACAAATTGTGTTCATATGATTTTTTGAATGCTTggatatggtttttttttttaaattaatctaaAGTCTAAATGCATTGTGTTCATCTAAatgtagtttgttttttttttaaatgtatctGAAGTCCAAACAtgtatgttatatatttttatatatgctttacatttttttatatatttttttaattgaaactgCAACCATGTTGTTTGGATATTCTTCCAATTGCTCAATTTTAGATTTGAGATTCTTAGGGCTTATTATTGCTATGTACTTCTAGGTAGTTGTAGGTGTGAATATTTACTAATTATATAGTATCATCACTATAACATATAGTGACACCTAACTTATATTTGCTTTCAGTACCGACTACAGAGTTGTTCTCAATATGACTACATTATATTATGGGTGAAATTGAAGGCATGGCAGGTTATATAGATTATTGCTGTGCAGATCAAATGTCTAGATTAGAACTGACTTTTATGGCCACAAAATTTGGGTTAGATGTTCAAGGTTGTATTTAGTGGTCATTGAATACATCAGGTGAGGATAAAGGGTTAAAGGAGATAAAGAATGATTTAGATGCTCTTGTAATGACAATCTTTGTTGGGCCAAGTAAGGAAGTATGTGTCTATATTAAACTTTCTAGCATTAGTTTTGTTGATGGtgtggaagaagatgatggaggAGGCAATGGTGATGGTGTGAAGGCAGAATAATTAACTAGGGTTCCATTATTGACAAATGTGGAAGAAGATGAAATTGTGGAGGATGCTGATTTGGAAGACATTTTTGGGGGGGCCAAGGTGAGGGGAAAACAATGGATGATGAGAATGAGTTTCATGACTCAAATTATAGGTTCAATGGTGACACAAATGTGGAAAAAGGGGAGAATGGTACAAGACAAATGGCAGAGGTAGAATTAGAAGGAGAAGCTATCGGAGTAGAAATGAAATGCTAGATATGAGGAACTACAATCATGCTCTTCAACAAATGAGGATAAGTAACTGTTTGCTAAGCCTAAATATGCTAAATTCAATGAGGAGGTGAACATGAAGGAcccatattttaaaatagaaatgaaATTCCAGAGTTTTAAACAGTTGAGAAAGGCTATTAGAAACTATGGGATTAAAAATCGAtatgtgatgaacttcaaacctaataacaaaaaaatgcaaGGCATTATGTAGAAAGGACTGTCCCTTCTACTTATGGGCCTCTCCTATGGTGAAGGATAAGAGCACAATACAGATTAAGACTGGGCATTTGGAGCATGAGTGCACAAGAGACCATGTGAATAGGCATGCCAATGCACAATGGATAGCAAAGCATTATTTAGAACTGTTTAAGGTTGATCCATCTTGGAAAATTGCTAGGATCATTCAAGCTGCGAAGACAAACCATGAAATTTATATCAGCAGACTTAAACCCTATAGGGCAAAGAGTATTGCACAGAGTTACATGTAAGTCActattaaaattttggtttatgtTATACTGTCATAATATTTTAGATTGTAATACTCAATCTAATTTACACTCATTGTCTTAATCTTCTTGGGTTGTGTTTTGGGTGAAAGGCTcattgatggtgatgaggagTCCCAGGTGACAAGATTCCATGACTATAGACTGGAACTGTTGAAGACCCACCCTGGTTCCACCATCATTGTGAGCTGCAATGATGAAAGTCTATTTGAAGCCCTGTATGTTTATCTAGCTCCCTTACGGGAAGTGTTTTAGCAGGTTGTAGGCACcctactttttttttccaatgtttCTATTTGTTTGTCTAACTCTATTAATGGAATGTTGTTGACCAAGTTGTAGGCATCTCATTTTTGTGGATGGATACTTTTTGAAAGACCTTTATGGAGGCCAGTTACTCTGTGCTattgggatagatgcaaataaTTGTATCTATCCCATTTGTTGGGCTATGGTAAATAAGGAGAACAAGGATAGCTGGAAGTGGTTCCTGCAGGTGATgaagttgatatttttttatcaacttttttgttctgccatattgacccgttctttccttatgtacTCATTTTTCTCCAGGTGTTGGCTCAAGATCTGTGGATATGACAGTAAACAATGGTCATTCATGTTAGACAAACAAAAGGTGAGTTTATTGCATTTAGGGTTTAACTTTCAACAATTAGGTTTTATTTCCTGCAATTAGGTTTTAATTTTCTGCATTTAGGGTTTAATTTCCAACAATTAGGTTTTATTTCCTGCATTTATGGCTTCATGCATGCAACTAGTGTCTAGGGTTGTGTCATAACTCTTATAATTGAAAGTCCTACAATTAGGGTTATGTTTACTACAACTAGTGTTTTATTTCCTGCAACTAggggttttttttcttatttcctttGTCACAACTCAATGGCACTTGAAAGTCCTATAATTAGGGTTGTGTTTATTGCTTGCCATTTAATGTAGTAAAATCCTGTTTTCACTACCTGCcatttgtatttattatatgtttttaatattctaTTTCTTACCATTCATGATATTTCTGACTTTGGTTTGTTAAGTTTTTTCCCTACCTTCTTTTTTACGTGGTTTTGGTTGGTGATAATGGTCAAATTTAATGAATTAGGGGTTAATGTTTGCAATTGCAGAGCTATTTCCATTCAATGAACATAGGTATTGTGTGAGGACCATTCACACAAACTTTAATAAGACATTTAGGGGCAAAGCTCTTAAGGATCAACTATAGGTTTGTGCCAGGGCTTCTTACCATTCTGTATTTGAGAAAGAGATGGAAATTTTGAGGGGAATGTCTGTAGGAACCTATGACTATATGCAAAAAATTGAGCCTAAGCACTGGAGCAAGTCACATTTCCAAAGTCAGTTTAAGTGTGACATTCTCTTAAACAATTTGTGTGAATGTTTTAATGGCAGTATCCTAGAAGCTAGGATAAAAGGTGTTATCACCATGAATGAGTTGCTTAGGACACAATTAATGAAAAGAAGTCAAAGGGAAGGGATACAATGAAAAAGTAACAACATTGCATTGCCCTAGAATACTGAAGAAacttgaaaaattcaaaacaactTAGTTGATTTTATAACATAACCTAGTCAAGGGGTGATATAAATCAAGTAGTGGGTCCTGATGGCCAATTTGTAGTTGACAAAAAACATTGCACTTGTTCCT
This sequence is a window from Dioscorea cayenensis subsp. rotundata cultivar TDr96_F1 unplaced genomic scaffold, TDr96_F1_v2_PseudoChromosome.rev07_lg8_w22 25.fasta BLBR01001845.1, whole genome shotgun sequence. Protein-coding genes within it:
- the LOC120257076 gene encoding probable pre-mRNA-splicing factor ATP-dependent RNA helicase DEAH5; this encodes MAKIDAGDGLKKLEYLSLVSKVCTELESHVGCSDKVLAEFITELGRKSETVEEFDVKLKENGAEMPDYFVRTLLTIIHAILPPKSKSKTPSIDASKKSSSAFPALSRPDDREHTKRIQLEIEREAEVKVAEEERGREHEDRDRDRRRDRDRDRDRDRDREREYHRRDRDRDRERDRDRDKHRDRDRDRRHRNSNAYDEEEEDMRNGATNPSRRIGDEPELYQVYKGRISRVMDTGCFVQLNDFRGKEGLVHVSQMASRRVASAKDVVKRDQVVFVKVISVSGQKLSFSMRDVDQNSGKDLLPMKKSSEDDVFRANPSDGSRGPRTRTGLSGITITEEDETVPSRRPLKRMSSPERWEAKQLIAAGVLDVREYPMFDEDGDGMLYQDEGAEEELEIELNEDEPAFLHGQSRFSIDMSPVKIFKNPEGSLSRAAALQSALIKERREVREQQQRTMLDSIPKDLNRPWEDPMPETGERHLAQELRGVGLSAYDMPEWKKDAYGKALTFGQRSKLSIQDQRQSLPIFKLKKELVQAVHDNQVLVVIGETGSGKTTQVTQYLAEAGYTTKGKIGCTQPRRVAAMSVAKRVAEEFGCRLGEEVGYAIRFEDCTGPETVIKYMTDGMLLREILVDENLSQYSVVMLDEAHERTIHTDVLFGLLKQLVKRRPDLRLIVTSATLDAEKFSGYFFNCNIFTIPGRTFPVEILYTKQPESDYLDAALITVLQIHLTEPEGDILLFLTGQEEIDHACQSLYERMKGLGKNVPELIILPVYSALPSEMQSRIFDPAPPGKRKVVVATNIAEASLTIDGIYYVIDPGFAKQNVYNPKQGLDSLVITPISQASAKQRAGRAGRTGPGKCYRLYTESAYRNEMSPTTIPEIQRINLGTTTLTMKAMGINDLLSFDFMDPPSPQALISAMEQLYSLGALDEEGLLTKLGRKMAEFPLEPPLSKMLLASVDLGCSDEILTIIAMIQTGNIFYRPREKQAQADQKRAKFFQPEGDHLTLLAVYEAWKAKNFSGPWCFENFVQSRSLRRAQDVRKQLLTIMDRYKLDVVSAGKNFTKIRKAIAAGFFFHAARKDPQEGYRTIVENQAVYIHPSSALFQRQPDWVIYHELVMTTKEYMREVTVIDPKWLVELAPRFFKAADPTKMSKRKRQERIEPLYDRYHEPNSWRLSKRRA